In Astatotilapia calliptera chromosome 23, fAstCal1.2, whole genome shotgun sequence, a genomic segment contains:
- the sac3d1 gene encoding SAC3 domain-containing protein 1 isoform X2 codes for MNRRRSRRISHSQRRGAPSEGQWRQRDKEQWQGEGKAQVRQADEEEQKPRQHEEDTVPKGTCQTMCPAQELRDREAQNRLHHFEMLPGTEKDRRPKGDPSRAVKEYSRPAAGKDSTKPSDLRPPPVLLKTVNYLINDIAAAPSLYPWTEVYTFVFDRLRAVKQDMIIQRMSGLDCVGILERTVRFLIYASYRLCGEPLRLYDPRINDIHLQEYLSWLLDCYMTKTGPHPNQEEFQSLSLLYNLGSARTMQHTMQLPLRLRSTPNIKLALFINQAFLERNPVRLLRLAQKLNFLQTCALHRHLMTCRQDLLLVYSHGYSSRNCRFPLDRLAKLLFLDASLTAQLCRSCGVEVNKDNQVVFSKAAFTEPGQGTLHCKLYHSIASEKQRDLTVKNIVQSCVETNKK; via the exons ATGAATCGCAGGAGAAGCCGTCGCAT ATCTCACTCACAGAGGAGGGGTGCACCATCAGAAGGACAATGGAGACAAAGGGATAAAGAGCAGTGGCAAGGTGAAGGGAAAGCACAAGTTAGACAGGCGGACGAGGAGGAGCAGAAACCCAGACAGCATGAAGAGGACACGGTGCCAAAAGGGACCTGCCAAACGATGTGCCCCGCTCAGGAGTTACGGGATCGTGAGGCTCAGAACCGACTTCACCATTTTGAAATGTTACCAGGCACAGAGAAAGATCGGCGGCCAAAAGGAGACCCATCGCGTGCCGTTAAGGAGTATTCCAGACCAGCAGCTGGGAAGGACTCAACCAAACCGAGTGACCTCAGACcacctcctgtgctgctgaaaaCTGTTAACTACCTTATTAATGACATTGCAGCCGCCCCGAGCCTGTATCCATGGACTGAG GTTTATACCTTTGTCTTTGACCGTCTTCGTGCTGTGAAGCAGGACATGATCATCCAGAGGATGTCAGGATTGGACTGCGTGGGCATTTTAGAGCGAACCGTTCGTTTCCTCATCTATGCCTCTTATCGTCTTTGTGGGGAGCCGCTGCGTCTCTACGACCCACGTATCAATGATATACACCTGCAGGAATACCTCAGCTGGTTGCTGGATTGCTACATGACCAAAACAGGACCTCATCCCAACCAAGAAGAGTTCCAGTCGCTCAGTTTGCTGTACAACTTGG GTTCAGCTCGCACTATGCAGCACACCATGCAACTCCCATTGCGACTACGCAGCACTCCAAACATCAAACTTGCTCTTTTCATCAACCAAGCTTTCCTTGAGAGAAACCCTGTCCGTTTGCTTCGGTTGGCTCAAAAGCTAAACTTCCTACAGACCTGTGCGCTGCACCGTCACCTGATGACATGTCGTCAAGATCTGCTGCTCGTATACAGCCACGGATACAGCAGCCGCAACTGTCGCTTTCCTCTTGACAGACTGGCTAAGCTCTTGTTCTTAGACGCATCACTTACAGCTCAACTGTGCCGGTCATGTGGAGTTGAGGTTAACAAGGACAATCAAGTAGTATTCTCCAAAGCTGCTTTCACGGAGCCGGGACAAGGAACACTGCACTGTAAACTGTATCACAGCATAGCATCTGAGAAACAGAGAGATCTCACTGTTAAGAATATTGTTCAGAGCTGTGTTGAGACAAATAAGAAGTAA
- the sac3d1 gene encoding SAC3 domain-containing protein 1 isoform X1, whose amino-acid sequence MCICGDLSFTHCMHDTVSFVALCYSNPESAKEQERSHSQRRGAPSEGQWRQRDKEQWQGEGKAQVRQADEEEQKPRQHEEDTVPKGTCQTMCPAQELRDREAQNRLHHFEMLPGTEKDRRPKGDPSRAVKEYSRPAAGKDSTKPSDLRPPPVLLKTVNYLINDIAAAPSLYPWTEVYTFVFDRLRAVKQDMIIQRMSGLDCVGILERTVRFLIYASYRLCGEPLRLYDPRINDIHLQEYLSWLLDCYMTKTGPHPNQEEFQSLSLLYNLGSARTMQHTMQLPLRLRSTPNIKLALFINQAFLERNPVRLLRLAQKLNFLQTCALHRHLMTCRQDLLLVYSHGYSSRNCRFPLDRLAKLLFLDASLTAQLCRSCGVEVNKDNQVVFSKAAFTEPGQGTLHCKLYHSIASEKQRDLTVKNIVQSCVETNKK is encoded by the exons atgtgtatatgcgGTGATTTATCCTTTACACATTGCATGCACGACACCGTATCCTTTGTTGCGTTGTGTTATTCTAACCCTGAATCTGCAAAGGAGCAAGAGAG ATCTCACTCACAGAGGAGGGGTGCACCATCAGAAGGACAATGGAGACAAAGGGATAAAGAGCAGTGGCAAGGTGAAGGGAAAGCACAAGTTAGACAGGCGGACGAGGAGGAGCAGAAACCCAGACAGCATGAAGAGGACACGGTGCCAAAAGGGACCTGCCAAACGATGTGCCCCGCTCAGGAGTTACGGGATCGTGAGGCTCAGAACCGACTTCACCATTTTGAAATGTTACCAGGCACAGAGAAAGATCGGCGGCCAAAAGGAGACCCATCGCGTGCCGTTAAGGAGTATTCCAGACCAGCAGCTGGGAAGGACTCAACCAAACCGAGTGACCTCAGACcacctcctgtgctgctgaaaaCTGTTAACTACCTTATTAATGACATTGCAGCCGCCCCGAGCCTGTATCCATGGACTGAG GTTTATACCTTTGTCTTTGACCGTCTTCGTGCTGTGAAGCAGGACATGATCATCCAGAGGATGTCAGGATTGGACTGCGTGGGCATTTTAGAGCGAACCGTTCGTTTCCTCATCTATGCCTCTTATCGTCTTTGTGGGGAGCCGCTGCGTCTCTACGACCCACGTATCAATGATATACACCTGCAGGAATACCTCAGCTGGTTGCTGGATTGCTACATGACCAAAACAGGACCTCATCCCAACCAAGAAGAGTTCCAGTCGCTCAGTTTGCTGTACAACTTGG GTTCAGCTCGCACTATGCAGCACACCATGCAACTCCCATTGCGACTACGCAGCACTCCAAACATCAAACTTGCTCTTTTCATCAACCAAGCTTTCCTTGAGAGAAACCCTGTCCGTTTGCTTCGGTTGGCTCAAAAGCTAAACTTCCTACAGACCTGTGCGCTGCACCGTCACCTGATGACATGTCGTCAAGATCTGCTGCTCGTATACAGCCACGGATACAGCAGCCGCAACTGTCGCTTTCCTCTTGACAGACTGGCTAAGCTCTTGTTCTTAGACGCATCACTTACAGCTCAACTGTGCCGGTCATGTGGAGTTGAGGTTAACAAGGACAATCAAGTAGTATTCTCCAAAGCTGCTTTCACGGAGCCGGGACAAGGAACACTGCACTGTAAACTGTATCACAGCATAGCATCTGAGAAACAGAGAGATCTCACTGTTAAGAATATTGTTCAGAGCTGTGTTGAGACAAATAAGAAGTAA